A region of the Mytilus trossulus isolate FHL-02 chromosome 11, PNRI_Mtr1.1.1.hap1, whole genome shotgun sequence genome:
TAacggtaaacggacagaaagtcataggacaaaaagtcacaaataatctgttgaaaaattgtttgaatatgtAAACGAAATGTCttgaaatgtttactttttaatacatatattcatattaaagataaggaaatgtgtcattatacttcaaaaataaagatttatctAATTGTGCAAAAGAAAGatttcttggcaccatgaaACCATTTAAGTGTCAAGCCACTtcgaaatattgttttttgaacaattatttaatcatttttgataatttttttgataaattttatttacaaagttcGTTTATGTTCAatagttaaagaaaaatacaaaaatattttggtagaaataagtgttttttattcaaagaaaataatcagaaaaaattaATTGCGACTTTTTGTCCAGTGattttctgtcctacattctaAATAACAACCTATGATTCAGTAAGATCAATATATTGCAAAGATAGTTGTAGAGTTTGATGAATATCTAAGatgatttgaaaaatttatGTGTACAATCTCTTTTTTGTCAAAACTGGAAATTCTAGCTTTTTTACCTAGattaaattaaatcttaaatttgacagcaaatACACCAAACCTCATAACAACCTGGGATTCAGTAAGATTAATACCAAAGTAGCTatatagtttgatgaaaatccaagatGATTTgcaaaagttattaaaaaaattaaagtgtactatctctattttgttcaAACTGCAAATTCAAGCTTTTTTTACCTAgattaatttaattcttaaattttacagcaatacaacaaaaaacaaaatgacatgggattcagtaagcttaatatatatctaaaatagctgtttagtttgatgaaaatcaaagttgatttgaaaaagttataaaaaaattgaagatgtctatctgaatttatataataatttttatttttacctattgtaaaattaaatcctTCATTTCACAGCAATATATCAAACTACCTAATAtgcttgaattttgtaagatcaatatttaatttagttagatgGGCTGATTTCCaccagtcaaaactaaatttgaaggtcaagatTAGtagagacaggtcgagactagTCAAGAAAGGACGAGACAGGTCGAGCCTTGGTCAAGACCATTCAGACTACACAAAAATCATCAAGGACTGAATCAGACTTATTAAGTAAAGTCAATACCTAGTCgagtacacttaagtacagttaagtacagtcgagacaatgtcgagactagtcgagtaaaatgtgtgctcgattttactggtcgagcacaaaaactggtcaattcagactctgagcagtttgtagtgtAAGTATAATTGCCCAATTTAGAAGTCCGACCAAATAAATATACCAACCGATACCAATCCCCAAAGCCTTCAAACTTGGGACAATAAGATCTGGGAAACCGATACAAATTGTTATCTTGATACATGTCATATACTAGTAAATCTATTATCAATGATATGAAAGGAAAATGTTAACCTACTATGAAAATGTCCAAGCACTGCAGTGAATGGAATTATAGTTGGTTGATTGATAATTGTTGGCTGCTAAATGACACTCTGACCAATATTGGGTATATTGTAACGATAGTTTTTTATTGGTGGGGAAATCCCGAGTCCAACGAGAAAACTTCTGCCGTTCCTTTAGAAAACTGACAATCTAAGTCAACTTCTTCATCAAATATTGGAAATCATTTTCTTCCCGATTTAGACACAGGAAGATGTGTATCTGAACATAGGAATGAACAAGTTTCTCATGTACAGGTGATAGTACTAGTAAATTTAGAAACTATTGCTAATCATTGATTACTGGTAGAAATTTAAGATATAAGAAGGGCGATTGCAAACATTTTGTGAAGGAAAATcactatttaatttatttatgcgAATTGTTAACAAACGGAGCGAGACCGAGTGTCGACGACAAGGTAAATTTCACATTCAATCAAAATATCATCCGTCGTACGTATTTTCATTCAATTGTCAGTCGTAATAAGGGATACTACCtaattggtaaaataaaaataaaaaaatactattcTGGTATCCAAGAATTTAGACCACAAACAACAGGCAGCTACAGACACGGGTATGTCTTATTAGTTGACCAATTTATGATGGTGATTGACCAATGGACGCAGATTCGTTCGTTCTTCCTCATATCTCAATTGCACCAAGTTATGtttcataatattaaaaagacCAAGTTAAGTACACAGggtgcgcatttcgacaatcaaTGTTTCTTTCGTGATTCTCGGGTCCAACACTTTACAAAGTCCAAAACCTAAGTTGCACATCCTTGATTATGAGATCCGTGTGTTTTGAATGTTCGCAAGTGTAACATATTGTATTACTTAAGATATGTTATCGTCTGATAGAGAGTATATAACTGATACAAAATTGGAAGCTGACAATTGGAAAGTTTAAATCATAACGATTCATAGATTCTAGTTAAATCACCTAGTCCATTTAAGAAGCATCCAGATTGGAGTTTTTCTTCGATCATATCAGAAGATTCATCATAAgacattattcaaatttatttttaaatactagtaCGTGGCGGTAAAAATAATAAGACAATTAGAACATTTCGCAGAATTTTCGTTATATGAAATTTTACTTGGATTAGTAAATTGAAATAGACTGATTTGTTCATTTTGCTGTAGAATAGAGATGAAAATATTGTATCTGAATCTTGGCTTACGTAAACTGGAGGTTTTTGTGTCGAAAAGTGagattctaatgcaattatttagTATCAATGGTTCTGAATGGATGACAGTTAGCGTAAAATTCTttatctccttgtctgtaactaaggaagccgacattttgaattgctgaatgtattgacatgtaatttctacaataatatgccaaaaaactCACATATTGCACCTAAaagtcttctttttatcaaattttattacattctgaagcggcACAGAAGCCAGAAAATGCACAGTGTTTATGTTTAACGCCGGAAGCATATCTATGACGTCACCTAGTATAGggaccaaagaagataacatcttttcgcggatttttttttttttgaagattttacactgaaataatgattgaaatttaattataaacttgttttgcattagaatagagataactgtattgtatttgaagctttaaggacgtccatcggtagttttactgtcgcaaatacccgtttacctgtctccgctccgcgtcgccaggtaaactaaatttgcgactgtaaaactaccgatggacgtccttaaagcttcaaatacaatacagttatctgaGGCAGTCTTAATGAGTTGGTCGTAACGCGGAACAGTCGTTTTTGTGTATTACTGTGTTTGCGCTAAAGATAAATTTATTGTGATTATACTGGTTGACGATAATCGGTCTTCATATTTAAATAATCAATAACTAGATGAATTTGTTTTCATCattgaaaataattaatgatcagataaaaataaaatatatatctatagtTCACTACATGTGCATTTAACTCATTTATGTCAAATTATGAAGACTGCAAAAacactataaatatatacataatatacttGATATAGAATAGAccatattaaatgaaactcgggtgtttctttgttttgcaTTCTTTTGCATATGCACGGGGGTACAAATCTCTTGCGACATCAAATGTCactcaaattcttttaacaTTACTAAACAGGTTAAGAAGCAACCctctatattttgtttatacctTTATAGAGGAATAATCATTCTATAGAAGGGATATTATCACTCTATAGaggaatatttttgtaaagactGGATTTAAAGCGAAATAGGGCAGAATGGAATTTTCTAGTTATATTGGCtataatctatagcattatatGCATAAAAAATTGCACTTTACTGACTAAGCACTATATAAATTAAGAGCTTTTATTTACCTAGGGTTGACTCCAAGATGCCAACTTCCGgtccattttaaaatttaagaaataaccCCGTACCTGGACCTCGTGAGAGAGTATGGCTATTAGCTAATACATGGAACGTAGCaccgggaaccaggataatGTCTGCCATACTTGTTTTTCGTtagttattttgttataaataaggcTTTTtaagttttctcaattgatttgtattatattattcATTGAATACATGGTATgggttttctttcatttttgaaggccgttcTTCTGCCTATAACTGTTAACATCTTCTTTGTTTAACTACGGCGGATAGTGATAtcagtggcaatcataccacatctcttaaTTTTTATAATGGGTTTTCACGCCAAAATAGCAAAAGTCACATGATCGTTATGAACTGGATGAACACTTACAATTGAGGAAGTTGAATTACACTACAATATCTAATCTGTATCGACGAGGTCGGATATCATTCCTGGTAAGTTCAACTTATTACaagataacatatatatactatcTTAggtatattattgttacatattaAACTGAAAATCTAcattatacatgatatattttatcattgacCAGGACATTAACAGAAACGGTTATAAATTAACTggaccagatgcgcatttctaCAAATCATGTTCAGGCTACAATATTAAGGTGTAAAAGATTTCGATGACAACaggtttaatttttcaattgttcGTTTTAAAACATGTCATCACTatgttaacttttatttatttccgaagatgtttttttcaaatcctATTTTGAGCTTTTATTTAAAGATTCATTTCaataattatacaatatatatcatttaatgaAAATCGTGCACATTCTAAGGTCGTGTTAAGTTACACCCAATGTTAAAGAATAAGAGAGAtgtgtcttaaaaaaaatagaacatttataataaaaacaatttcaagTATTTGTGTGGTAGATCTAAATTTAATCAAATCATACttgaaaatcatttataataaaCGATGTGTACAGGAAATGCATAATTAATGGAGAATAGAAAATAGCTTTTGAATGGAAATTGTTGTcaggcgtataaaattataatcctggtacttttgataactattgtcaCAAGTTCTTGTGAGGTTTGTCAACAggaaataaagaagaaaattagAATTTTAGAAAATGAGTTGTaggaaatttacaaataatgatagctacatattttaattaatcaattttaaaaatatgtaacaagTTTTAAACAAACTGTAATAACATATTAACATAAACATCCTACGGTGTATAAAATAGAATAAGCAATAGAtgagtaacttttttttattacattttgaaattattttttttacagatatggaacattatcgctattttgtgcatttttcctttgatctttttttgtgataattttcatatcatgcttctcacttgagatggaaaaattatcgttagaaactaaggaggccacgtggcgttgctaacgaaattgacatgaaattgaccaACGTCgccataggtaaaatagcgataaacagattatcattgttcatctcaaatcgattgcttttctcactttcgctgtaccagctcaagcgagaaaatcaatctcgttgagatgatcaacgctAATCTATAAGTCTAATGAGGatgtttaaatttatgtttgaaatctgaatcttttatttatcatttctaaTAATAATGTTCagtgtaatttaaaaaaaacaaagaaataataaGTACCTGTATTGGTAAAAATTTGCCATTtgttggcattaaaattgaaatatcttgtATAACTCATCGGtgaactatattttttattgttattttcagataagctttacttaaactaaattattttaaaatttgggtGATCCAtaattaagttctttttttatttcgaaattacctttatttctcctattagttcaacaacaaaaattattttacaaaaatgtatgattcTTTCGAatgcagattgtgagcttaaatgaacctcatttttttaattttatttttctatgaagtataaaataaagttcatttatagaaaaatatagggaagtcctatattagaaaaaaaagatttatacccTCGAGCTTAGTCAGCTTTAAAACAAGTTGTGATTCaccattttgaaatattgttgAGTAAGTGCAAGGTCCAAGTCTAGAATATGACAGTGTCATTAACTTGTTGTGTATGAATCTTtgaatttcttattttataaaggactttctgatttaaattttcctcgtttggtatttttggtatttttgttattatacgtTTTATATACAAAGACTTCGTTTCATAAGCATAGTctgatgtaaaataaattatgctGAAGTAAGTGGTATAAGAACACACAAACGTTTGTTCAATGCAAAAACAATGGGTAGAAAACAAAAGCATCGAATCCTATATCTAAGCCCCTGATTTCAGGATGAGAACAAATTAATCATGACATCAAATAGACGTCTTTAATATCCACAAAATATTTATGAGCGGAGATTATGTTCACGTGATTCATGGAATCAAAGTGATAGTCAAacataaatacttttttttattttagacatgGCAGATGCAACAAGTACAAACTGTACTGTTTGTGAGGCACAGTCCGCTGTAAAAGCAGCTGTGAAGTGGTGTTCAGAATGTGAGGAAACCTTTTGTTTCGACTGTCTAAAGTACCATAGCAACGCCAAGTCAACAAAAAGTCATGCCGTAATTGATGTAAGTGATCAGAAAGAACTCCCTGATTTCGTACTGAAAATAAAGCAGCACTGTGGTGAACATGGATCGCTATTCCAGAACTATTGTTTAAGTCATGAACAACCATGTTGTAGGAAATGTATCAACTCCACCCATAAGAACTGCATAGATATGCCACCTCTAGATGATGTCATCAAAGATGTTAGCAAGTCAGCAGCTGTAGAAGACATTCAAAAACGTCTACAGAACCTTAAAGAGTATTATGAGCGTCTCTGTCAAGAAAAAGAGGAAAATGCAAAAGAAATTAAGACCCAGTCGAAAGCTATCATTGCGCATGTCATGTTCATCCGACTTAAATTGAATCGGCATTTAGATTGGTTAGAGAGTGATGTGCTAAAGAAGGTATCTGAGCAAGAAAATAACGCACTACAAAAGATGGGGACAATTTCGAGGGACTTAAAAGGGAAGGAGGATACAATAGGTGATTTATACAAAGGCTTcataaaaatgcaaaatcatGCGTCAGAACTTCAGATATTTCTCGGAACCAAGGAATTCGAATTAGAAGTAAGAAGGCGGGAGAATGAAATTGAAGAATTGACAAAAGATGATTCGTTAGACATAAAGTGCATTGTGTTCCAAGAAAATATTGAACTTGCCTCTTTTACTTGTGACGTTAGTTCTTTCGGTGATATTGGAATACAGATTACTCCATCAACAACCATTTTCACAAAGCCAAAAGAGCAACAAGCACAGACTACAGTTGAGAAGAAAAAGATTGATGACATCAATCTGAAATTGTTGACAGAAGTTAAATTCGCGGGAAGCTATATATGTGGATGTGCAATTTTGGAAGATGATGCTTTATGTATTGCTGGCCCGAATACAAAAACATTgcttttgaaaaatacaaatgaatctTTGATGCACAAAATTACTCTACCTGATAAGCCGTATGACATTACCTATGTAAACGAACACACCTTAGCAGTTACGACATCAAATTACTGCAGCACAATATTTATCGTTAACCTGATGACAAAAAAGGTCGAGAAAACCATCAACACTGAATACAGATGCTTTGGAATTTCCTTTTCGAACGGTAACTTGATAATCCATTCATCTGATGTGGGACTGATCTCACTAAATATAGAGAGTGGTAGAATAACTGAACTTGGTATTGGAAATAAGGTGTGTGATTCTTATGTCGCTATGCATGATGGTAAAATATACTGTACTAATCCGGCAGGGCATTGCATACAGTGCTACAATATCGAACAATCACTTGCCTGGGAATTCAAGGACAAATCGTTGATCGCACCACGAGGTATAGCCGTTGACAAAAAAGGAATGGTTTATGTCGGTGATCAGAGAGGCGGAAACGTGCTTATCATCTCCCCTGATGGAAGCAAACACAGAGTTATAAAGATCGATATGATTCCTAGGCCAAGGACACTCAGCTTTGATAAGGCAAGGACTCGTTTGCTTATATGCGGGGTAGACGGTCCAGTAGGCATATTTGTTATCACGTAAAAGGAACAACTAAATTGTGATCGATCACATGCCAAGTTGGAGGACACTTAGCTCCAACAAAGTAAACACTAGCTTGTTTATTTGCAATTTTAAAGGGCAAGTGATGTCATATTATCGATTTTGGAAAGAACATGTACAGCAATGCCAGTCACGTGGTATGTAATATATGGTGGAGTGAGTATTTGAGATCGATCGTGAGAGAAAAATTGAAGCAGATAATAGACCGAAATTAGAGAAAGAAGAATACAAATGTTAGTTTGTTATCACATTATAAGTTTttcgagtttgactgtccctttggtatctttcgtccctctttttgtaTGGTATTTTTAAATGAGTTTTGTATTGTTTGGGGATATCTGTTATAACTAGAGCTAACTCCTGATTTCGTcgacatgtttaacctcgccacattctgtatatatgtgcctgtccatggcaaagtcaggagcctgtgattcagtggttgtcgtttgcttatgtgttacatatttgtttttcattcatttttatttttgtaaataaattaggccgttagttttcttgtttgaattgttttacatagtcatttcggggccttttatagctgactatgcggtattggctttgctcattgttaaagatagtacggtgacctttagttgataatttctgtgtcattttggtctattttggtgagttgtctcattggcaatcataccacatctccttatttttgtaGTTGAGTAAAAATAGACTTCCCACTTAaaaccaaaacatataaaataaactcaaattaaaaaaacgacAAGATTATCAAAGGCTAAAGGTTCCTAATTTGGGACAGGCGCCGGGGTTCAAagtgttttgtgagatctcatcCCTTTCCTATACCTCAAGCAAATGCATAATAAACAAATACGCAAAAAAAACGGAGAACTCAAGTTCAAAGGAAGTCCCCGTCAGATGTTTGAAAAGGTCACAAAAGAAACAAGgcaaatgacaataaaacaggtaactcagataaaaaaaaatagtactttACA
Encoded here:
- the LOC134691442 gene encoding uncharacterized protein LOC134691442 yields the protein MADATSTNCTVCEAQSAVKAAVKWCSECEETFCFDCLKYHSNAKSTKSHAVIDVSDQKELPDFVLKIKQHCGEHGSLFQNYCLSHEQPCCRKCINSTHKNCIDMPPLDDVIKDVSKSAAVEDIQKRLQNLKEYYERLCQEKEENAKEIKTQSKAIIAHVMFIRLKLNRHLDWLESDVLKKVSEQENNALQKMGTISRDLKGKEDTIGDLYKGFIKMQNHASELQIFLGTKEFELEVRRRENEIEELTKDDSLDIKCIVFQENIELASFTCDVSSFGDIGIQITPSTTIFTKPKEQQAQTTVEKKKIDDINLKLLTEVKFAGSYICGCAILEDDALCIAGPNTKTLLLKNTNESLMHKITLPDKPYDITYVNEHTLAVTTSNYCSTIFIVNLMTKKVEKTINTEYRCFGISFSNGNLIIHSSDVGLISLNIESGRITELGIGNKVCDSYVAMHDGKIYCTNPAGHCIQCYNIEQSLAWEFKDKSLIAPRGIAVDKKGMVYVGDQRGGNVLIISPDGSKHRVIKIDMIPRPRTLSFDKARTRLLICGVDGPVGIFVIT